A genomic stretch from Croceibacterium aestuarii includes:
- a CDS encoding NAD(P)/FAD-dependent oxidoreductase: MAAVHVVILGAGLGGTIAAYEIHHALKGKARVTVINKGTDYWFVPSNPWVAVGWREPEEIRVKLPPIMEKLGIEFIGTGARKVDPENNRIELNDGATVEYDYLIVATGPELAFDEIEGFGPDRNTVSICETSHAVKARAKFEELCANPRPIVVGAAQGASCYGPAYEMAMLLDTELRRRQVRDKIPMTFVTPEPYIGHLGLDGVGDTKGLLESEMRNRHIKWITNAKVASVEAATIHIEEVGEDAKPKKTHDLDFGWCMLMPPFRGIEALMGLDGLVNPRGFVLVDDHQRNPKYRNVFAIGVCIAIPPTGPTPLPVGVPKTGFMIESMVTAVTENLRELLEGKEPTHEATWNAICLADFGDGGVAFIAKPQIPPRNTNWSSEGRWVHLAKIGFEKYFLRKIRKGETEPFYEKLALHMLGVKKLRFDKENA; this comes from the coding sequence ATGGCCGCTGTTCATGTCGTGATACTCGGGGCGGGTCTCGGGGGGACGATCGCCGCGTACGAAATCCATCACGCGTTGAAGGGAAAGGCGCGGGTCACCGTGATCAACAAGGGGACCGACTACTGGTTTGTACCCTCCAATCCGTGGGTCGCGGTGGGCTGGCGTGAGCCTGAGGAGATTCGAGTCAAGCTTCCGCCGATCATGGAGAAGCTCGGCATCGAATTCATCGGCACCGGGGCGCGCAAGGTCGATCCGGAAAACAACCGCATCGAACTCAATGACGGCGCCACAGTCGAATACGATTACCTGATCGTGGCGACGGGGCCGGAATTGGCATTCGACGAGATCGAGGGCTTCGGCCCAGACCGCAATACCGTCTCGATCTGCGAGACCTCTCACGCAGTGAAGGCGAGGGCCAAGTTCGAGGAGCTGTGCGCGAATCCCCGACCGATCGTCGTCGGCGCGGCACAAGGGGCCTCGTGCTACGGCCCGGCCTACGAAATGGCGATGCTGCTCGACACCGAGCTACGGCGCCGCCAGGTCCGCGACAAGATACCGATGACCTTCGTCACTCCCGAACCCTACATCGGCCACCTCGGTCTCGATGGAGTCGGTGACACCAAAGGTCTGCTCGAAAGTGAAATGCGCAACCGCCATATCAAGTGGATCACCAATGCGAAGGTGGCCAGCGTCGAGGCCGCCACGATTCACATCGAAGAGGTGGGCGAGGACGCCAAGCCGAAAAAGACCCACGATCTCGATTTCGGGTGGTGCATGCTCATGCCGCCGTTCCGCGGCATCGAAGCTCTGATGGGGCTCGACGGGTTGGTCAATCCGCGCGGCTTCGTGCTGGTCGACGACCATCAACGCAATCCCAAGTACCGCAATGTCTTCGCCATCGGCGTGTGCATCGCGATCCCGCCGACCGGGCCGACCCCGCTGCCGGTCGGCGTACCGAAGACCGGCTTCATGATCGAAAGCATGGTCACTGCGGTTACCGAGAACTTGCGCGAGCTGCTCGAGGGCAAGGAACCGACGCACGAAGCTACCTGGAACGCAATTTGCCTCGCCGACTTCGGCGACGGCGGCGTCGCGTTCATCGCCAAACCGCAGATCCCGCCGCGCAACACCAACTGGTCGAGTGAAGGCCGCTGGGTACACCTCGCGAAGATCGGGTTCGAAAAGTACTTCCTGCGCAAGATCCGCAAGGGCGAGACCGAACCGTTCTATGAGAAACTGGCGCTGCACATGCTGGGGGTGAAGAAACTTCGCTTCGACAAGGAGAATGCGTGA
- a CDS encoding YgaP family membrane protein — protein MNIDRAVLAFAGFVVLLSVALAASVSSWWLLLTAFAGLNMLQASVTGFCPAAMIFRRLGLREGSAFS, from the coding sequence ATGAACATCGATCGTGCCGTTCTGGCGTTCGCCGGCTTCGTGGTGTTGCTCAGCGTAGCGCTTGCCGCGAGCGTCAGCTCCTGGTGGCTCCTCCTGACCGCGTTCGCGGGCCTCAACATGCTGCAAGCCAGTGTGACGGGATTCTGCCCAGCGGCGATGATATTCCGCAGGCTCGGCCTGCGCGAGGGCAGCGCGTTTAGCTGA
- a CDS encoding TolC family protein: MRFGHLAPALLGAALAGSPALADTLDEAVGKSLAHSPELAAARAREDAAAASLDEARAERMPSASAQGQIGTGYIDPRGFFGLPADNVTPRVAQLSLDLPIFTGGRIAAGRLQAEAGVAMAGLASQVTALDLRIAVVRTYSAARDAEDEVLGYRKMDETLGEILRQARLRFEAGEGTSTEVAQAEARRAEGQAGLAAAEGRLRSALARLALLAGQPVDPSEGLPEPPPVPQSAEEAVKLALAANPALGKAKSAADMARAGVKAAKAAELPTVGLYAEGSSVRDQFFPGYAADSASVGLRASWNFFSGGRASARVRKASAEARAAEADAAAAAQQIEGQAVESFATLRSARSQLAAARAREAATEQALRGTRLEVEVGAKPQLALLDAEREAIAARTARISAAGQVLVAAHVLRAIAGLEDRP, encoded by the coding sequence ATGCGTTTCGGACATCTCGCCCCGGCGCTGCTAGGCGCCGCCCTCGCCGGCAGCCCCGCTCTGGCGGATACGCTCGACGAGGCCGTCGGGAAAAGCTTGGCTCATTCGCCCGAACTGGCCGCGGCCCGCGCCAGGGAAGATGCCGCCGCGGCCTCGCTCGACGAGGCGCGCGCCGAGCGAATGCCGTCTGCTAGCGCGCAGGGCCAGATCGGCACCGGCTATATCGATCCGCGCGGCTTCTTTGGCTTGCCCGCGGACAACGTGACGCCGCGGGTCGCTCAGTTGTCGCTCGACCTGCCGATCTTCACCGGCGGGCGCATTGCAGCCGGCCGATTGCAGGCCGAGGCCGGGGTCGCAATGGCCGGTCTTGCCAGCCAAGTCACAGCGTTGGATCTCCGAATTGCCGTCGTGCGAACATATAGTGCCGCGCGCGACGCCGAAGACGAGGTGCTCGGCTATCGCAAGATGGACGAAACGCTGGGCGAAATCTTGCGTCAGGCACGCCTCAGGTTCGAGGCCGGCGAAGGCACGAGCACCGAGGTGGCGCAGGCTGAAGCTCGCCGTGCCGAAGGGCAGGCGGGCCTCGCCGCCGCTGAAGGACGCCTGCGATCGGCACTTGCTCGCCTGGCACTGCTTGCCGGGCAGCCGGTGGACCCGAGCGAAGGTTTGCCCGAACCGCCGCCGGTGCCGCAAAGCGCCGAGGAGGCGGTGAAGCTCGCTCTCGCCGCCAATCCGGCACTAGGCAAGGCCAAGAGCGCCGCCGACATGGCCCGGGCGGGCGTGAAGGCGGCAAAGGCCGCGGAGCTGCCAACGGTGGGCCTTTACGCGGAAGGTTCGAGCGTACGCGATCAGTTCTTCCCCGGCTATGCCGCCGACAGCGCCAGCGTCGGGCTGCGCGCCAGCTGGAATTTCTTTTCCGGCGGCCGCGCATCCGCGCGCGTGCGCAAGGCTAGCGCCGAAGCCCGCGCTGCAGAAGCAGATGCAGCCGCCGCGGCGCAGCAGATCGAGGGACAGGCGGTCGAGAGCTTCGCCACTCTGCGCTCGGCACGATCGCAGCTGGCCGCCGCGCGTGCGCGCGAGGCGGCAACCGAACAAGCCCTTCGAGGCACGCGGCTCGAGGTCGAGGTCGGGGCCAAGCCGCAACTTGCGTTGCTCGATGCCGAGCGCGAAGCCATCGCTGCCCGTACTGCGAGAATATCGGCCGCCGGGCAGGTCCTCGTCGCAGCCCATGTTCTGAGGGCGATCGCGGGTCTCGAAGACCGCCCCTAA
- a CDS encoding ABC transporter permease yields MWGTTLLLALREIRRHILRSFLTTLGIIIGVAAVITMVTLGKGVTADIEKQISSLGSNVFFVFPVQTDRGQLRPFDERDVTAVREQIAGVKDVAGQVEKNVTAIHNGQDWKSKVEGVGNDFLRARGIEIDEGRAFSEAEETAGANVCIIGPTVRDEIFVPNQSPIGERMRLDNVSCQVIGVFASRGSVGGNGDDDNSVFMPLTNVQRRFTGNDKIGYMVVSYDSSYSSAAMTQALVDLMRERRVLLAGQPNDFDIIDTAEINDTVASSVGTLTVMVAAIAAISLVVGGVGIMNIMLVSVTERTREIGIRLAIGALAREVQMQFLTEAVVLCCFGGIIGILLGFALSYSLSSAFELPYVFDPFINILSFVISALIGIVFGYFPARRASQLDPIEALRHE; encoded by the coding sequence ATGTGGGGCACGACACTCCTGCTCGCCTTGCGCGAAATCAGGCGACACATCCTGCGCAGTTTCCTGACGACGCTCGGTATCATCATCGGCGTCGCTGCGGTCATCACCATGGTAACGCTCGGCAAGGGCGTGACAGCCGATATCGAAAAGCAGATCAGCTCGCTGGGTTCGAACGTGTTTTTCGTATTCCCGGTCCAGACCGATCGGGGCCAGCTGCGGCCCTTCGACGAGCGTGACGTAACGGCGGTACGCGAGCAGATCGCCGGCGTGAAGGATGTCGCCGGACAGGTCGAAAAGAACGTGACCGCGATCCACAACGGGCAGGACTGGAAGAGCAAGGTCGAAGGCGTCGGCAACGATTTCCTGCGCGCGCGGGGGATCGAGATCGACGAAGGTCGCGCGTTCAGCGAAGCGGAGGAGACCGCCGGCGCCAACGTGTGCATCATCGGACCGACCGTGCGCGACGAGATTTTCGTTCCCAACCAGAGTCCAATCGGCGAACGGATGCGGCTCGACAACGTGTCGTGCCAGGTCATCGGCGTCTTCGCCTCCCGCGGCAGCGTCGGCGGCAACGGCGATGACGACAATTCGGTGTTCATGCCGCTGACCAACGTCCAGCGGCGCTTCACCGGCAACGACAAGATCGGTTACATGGTCGTTTCGTACGATTCTTCCTATTCCAGCGCGGCGATGACCCAGGCGCTGGTCGACCTGATGCGCGAGCGCCGGGTGCTCTTGGCGGGCCAGCCCAACGATTTCGACATCATCGATACCGCCGAAATCAACGATACTGTCGCCAGCAGCGTGGGAACGCTGACCGTCATGGTCGCCGCCATCGCCGCCATCAGCCTCGTCGTCGGCGGTGTGGGCATCATGAACATCATGCTCGTCTCGGTGACGGAGCGGACGCGAGAAATCGGCATCCGCTTGGCCATCGGTGCTCTGGCCCGAGAGGTACAGATGCAATTCCTGACCGAGGCCGTGGTGCTGTGTTGCTTCGGAGGCATTATCGGCATCTTGCTCGGTTTCGCGCTGTCCTACAGCCTGTCGAGCGCCTTCGAGCTGCCCTATGTGTTCGACCCGTTCATCAACATCCTGAGCTTCGTGATCTCGGCGCTCATCGGCATCGTCTTCGGCTATTTCCCGGCTCGCCGCGCCAGCCAGCTCGATCCGATCGAGGCCCTGCGACACGAATGA
- a CDS encoding ABC transporter ATP-binding protein: MIGEAIIELEGITKTFGQGSAAFQALRGVDLTIARGDFVAIMGASGSGKSTTMNILGCLDTPTTGVYRFLGTEVQSLSRDQRSLLRRRYLGFVFQGFNLLARTSAAENVELPLIYRGEKKEARREAALRALDRVGLVPWADHTPAELSGGQQQRVAIARALVTDPEVLLADEPTGNLDSERSLEIMEFLGELNKTGITILMVTHEPEMAEFAKTIVHFKDGLVERIEQGHRQGAPLGAA; the protein is encoded by the coding sequence GTGATCGGCGAAGCGATCATCGAACTCGAAGGGATCACTAAGACCTTCGGTCAGGGATCCGCCGCTTTCCAGGCGCTTCGCGGCGTGGACCTGACGATCGCCCGTGGGGATTTCGTGGCCATCATGGGCGCCTCGGGTTCGGGCAAGTCGACGACGATGAACATCCTCGGCTGCCTCGATACTCCCACGACCGGCGTCTACCGGTTCCTCGGCACCGAGGTCCAGTCGCTGAGCCGCGACCAGCGTTCGCTGCTGCGCCGCAGGTACCTCGGCTTCGTGTTCCAGGGCTTCAACCTGCTTGCCCGCACCAGTGCGGCGGAGAACGTGGAGCTTCCGCTGATCTACCGCGGAGAAAAGAAGGAAGCGCGGCGCGAAGCCGCCCTGCGCGCCCTCGACCGCGTCGGACTGGTGCCGTGGGCTGATCACACGCCCGCGGAACTGTCCGGCGGTCAGCAGCAGCGCGTTGCGATTGCCCGGGCGCTGGTCACCGACCCCGAAGTGCTGCTGGCCGACGAGCCCACCGGCAACCTCGATTCGGAACGCTCGCTCGAAATCATGGAATTCCTCGGCGAACTCAACAAGACTGGAATCACCATTCTCATGGTCACGCACGAGCCGGAGATGGCCGAGTTCGCCAAGACCATCGTTCACTTCAAGGATGGTCTCGTGGAACGAATCGAGCAAGGGCACCGCCAAGGCGCTCCGCTGGGAGCGGCCTGA
- a CDS encoding efflux RND transporter periplasmic adaptor subunit produces MNDTATTDARSVDEFLGSETKPRWRRWMKYWLPAVVLLVLAAVFLRGGDDKQQYITEPVVERSLDIDVTATGNLRPTNQVDVGSEVSGRIDRILVDVNDRVSRGQVLAQINTDVIQDQIRQAQANVNAARASVAQAGATLDVDTAQLARLQEVWRLSEGKVPSRTELEAAEANVKRDRASVASAQANVASAQAQLSSAMTNRDRAVIRSPVSGVVLARQVEPGQTVAASFNTPTLFVIAEDLSQMQLRVSIDEADVGQVEAGQKASFTVDAYPGRKFPAKVERVDLASNNTAQSSQQQQSAGQQGNSVIIYEARLTVDNAAGLLRPGMTATANIATDSTGKRMLVPNGALRFEPPKKDSTGGVQLNNGNDFGLDREKEQATIGRGSRQTVYVLQANNELKPMEVVTGQSDGRYTVVSSKDLKTGMKVVTSIKAKEK; encoded by the coding sequence ATGAACGACACCGCCACCACGGACGCCCGCTCGGTCGACGAGTTCCTCGGCAGCGAGACCAAGCCGCGCTGGCGCCGGTGGATGAAGTACTGGCTGCCGGCCGTCGTCCTGCTCGTTCTCGCAGCAGTCTTCCTGCGGGGCGGCGACGACAAGCAGCAGTACATCACCGAGCCGGTGGTCGAGCGCTCGCTCGATATCGACGTCACTGCGACGGGCAACCTGCGGCCGACCAACCAGGTGGACGTGGGTTCGGAAGTTTCGGGCCGCATCGACCGCATACTGGTCGACGTCAATGATCGGGTGAGCCGCGGGCAAGTGCTGGCGCAGATCAACACCGACGTGATTCAGGACCAGATTCGCCAGGCCCAGGCAAACGTCAACGCGGCGCGGGCCTCGGTCGCCCAGGCCGGGGCGACGCTCGATGTCGACACCGCCCAGCTCGCCCGCCTGCAGGAGGTCTGGCGCCTGTCGGAAGGCAAGGTGCCCTCGCGCACCGAGCTCGAGGCCGCCGAAGCGAACGTCAAGCGGGACAGGGCATCTGTCGCCTCTGCACAGGCCAATGTGGCCAGTGCGCAGGCGCAGCTTTCTTCGGCCATGACCAATCGCGACCGGGCAGTCATTCGCTCGCCGGTTTCGGGCGTCGTTCTCGCCCGCCAGGTTGAACCCGGTCAGACGGTGGCGGCAAGCTTCAACACGCCGACCCTGTTCGTGATCGCCGAAGACCTTTCGCAAATGCAGCTGCGCGTCTCGATCGACGAGGCCGACGTCGGCCAGGTCGAGGCCGGCCAAAAGGCCAGCTTCACGGTCGATGCCTACCCGGGCCGCAAGTTCCCTGCGAAGGTCGAAAGGGTCGATCTGGCGTCGAACAACACTGCGCAGTCGAGCCAGCAGCAGCAATCTGCGGGCCAGCAGGGCAACTCGGTCATCATCTACGAGGCGCGCCTGACCGTCGACAATGCCGCGGGCCTCTTGCGCCCCGGCATGACCGCGACCGCCAACATTGCCACCGACAGCACCGGCAAACGCATGCTCGTGCCCAACGGTGCCTTGCGTTTCGAGCCGCCGAAAAAGGACAGCACGGGCGGAGTGCAGCTTAACAACGGCAACGACTTTGGGCTCGATCGCGAGAAGGAGCAGGCGACGATCGGCCGCGGCAGCCGGCAGACGGTCTATGTCCTCCAGGCCAATAACGAGCTGAAGCCGATGGAGGTCGTCACCGGGCAGAGCGACGGGCGCTACACGGTCGTTTCCTCGAAGGACCTGAAGACCGGGATGAAGGTCGTGACGTCGATCAAGGCCAAGGAAAAGTGA